The DNA region ACTGGAAAAGAATGCTTTACATTTATTAAGAATGCAGTATCATAAGTAACAATAACTTTTATAAAAAAATAACAGTTTTGCAGATATATACTTGGGAAAATGGCCCGAGAGTTTCTAGCACCCCCAAAAGTGGTGACTATCCGCAATTGCTTTTTGAACTTCAAACCTTCGAAACACATTTGTGGTAGTCATACCACCAGTGTGTTTTTTTATAATTTCGTCAGGATATTATTTTAGGAGGATTTATTTCATGGTTTTGAATGGTGTGACGCAAGGTGGTTTTGCTAATAAGGTAGTGCAGTTGGGACTGACATTTGATGATGTGTTAATGGTGCCAGCAGCATCCGCAGTTTTACCAAATTCAGTGTCATTACAAACAAATTTAACACCTACTTTGAGATTAAACATTCCAGTTTTATCTTCCGCAATGGATACAGTAACTGAGTCACGTTTAGCAATCAGATTGGCACAATTGGGTGGCATGGGCGTTATTCATAAGAATATGCTAATCGAACAACAAGCAGCCGAAGTTAAACGAGTCAAGGCGGCACCAGTTGATCTTGGCTTGAATCCTGCCGCTGCGACTGATAATGAGGGACGTTTATTAGTTGCTGGTGCAGTGGGTGTCACCTCAGACACGATTAATCGGGTTGAAGCATTGTATCAAGCTGGGGTCGATGCAATTGTCCTTGATTCGGCACACGGCCATTCTGAAGGGGTTTTGAAGAAGGTACGCGAGGTACGGACCACTTTCCCACAAATCAATATCATTGCTGGTAATGTGGCAACTGGTGCGGGAACACAAGCCTTGTACGATGCTGGGGCTGATGTGGTAAAAGTTGGTATTGGTCCTGGTTCAATTTGTACAACACGGGTCGTTGCAGGGGTTGGCGTGCCACAAATTACGGCCATCTTAGAAGCGAGTGCAGTTGCAGCACAGAATGGTAAAAGTATCATTGCAGACGGTGGGATGAAATATTCTGGTGACATTGTTAAGGCGATTGCCGCAGGTGGAAATGCTGTGATGCTTGGTTCAATGTTAGCTGGAACTGATGAGACCCCCGGTGATGTCATTGAAGATGAAAAAAATGGTAATAAATATAAGTCATATCGTGGTATGGGATCAATTGCGGCCATGGAAAATGGCTCAAAAGATCGTTATTTCCAAGGTGAAATCAATGAAGCTAATAAAATGGTCCCAGAGGGTATTGAAGCACGAACTGCATACAAAGGGACATTAGCTGATGTGATTTTCCAAATTATTGGTGGTCTTCGTTCAGGTATGGGATATACGGGTGCTGGTTCAATTAATGACTTAATTGAAAAAGGTCAATTTGTTCAAATTACTGGTGCAGGATTAATCGAATCACATCCACATGATGTCGAAATAACTGCTAAGGCACCAAATTACTAAACATGAGTTATAACAAAATAAGCGTCAATCCTTTTGGATGACGCTTATTTTGTTATGATAAATCTAATTATTTATGATGATGAACGAGCTCAATTCAATGAATTGAAGAAAATTGTAAAAAACATCTGCTATTCATGATAAACTAAAGATATTATCAATTGATGGGGGAAAGCATGTACTTTAAGTATTTACGCGTCTCATGGTTGCATCCTATTTTAGCTTTTTTGGCGTTGCTAGTAGATGGTGCAATTGCCTTACATGGCGCTCAAATTTTATATCGATTACCAATGTCTGCGAGTCCATATCTTGTGTTGCTAGTTTTGTTAATGCCAATTTTATCAGGTGTGATTAGAACACAGCCTGAGCAGCGCAGTAGTGTTTTTATGACGGCCTTCATTATTGGCTTAATATATGACTTATATTTCACTGGCTATGTTGGCGTATCAATGATTGGCTTCCCATTGGTTGTTTGGTTTGCAGAATGGATTCAACGTTATTTTGAGCAGTCATATCTATGGGAAATGGCTATATATTTTATGGTTCTTAGTGTCTATCTAGTGTATGATTATCTGGCTTTTGGGGTAATTAATGTGGCAAATATGAATTTACAAAATTTTGTTATTTTTCACATGTTCCCGTCAATTTTGGTCAATATGATAATTTTCATTTTGACATTTACATTTTTGAACTGGGTGTATCAGGGTGCCCGAGAACCAAATCTTGCGAGTTATCATGTTGAGGATCGACAAATTAATGACCGAATGCCGTTAAAAAGGCGTTCATCTCGATAAGGTAATGGTTGGATGTGACGATTATTTGAGCAATCGATTGAAATAAAATCAGCGAGAAGTACCATTGCCATAAACAACAGCTTGTATCTTTTTGTGTTAGAAAATAATCATAAGCATTCAGTATTTGTATCAGACGAATAATATTCGTGTGCAGATGCTTTAAAGGACAGAGTAATCTGTTCTTTTTTTATATTTTGCAGTTGTTGATTAATCCTATATCAAGAAAGATGGCAAATGTCCGTCAAATTCATAGCGGTTTGATTCCGAAAAGGAAATTTGAAGATAACAAATGGCTCAAACACAGGATTCATCCAGTTGTAAATGGGGAAAAGATATAGGTTTGATGTGGCTAGAAAGCTTGCTCAATCAGATTGCTTGAATTTAAAAATTAAACGTTTTTTGAAAGGCACTGAAAGTAAAATACTATCAAGCAATTAAATAATAGCGAACATGCGTTGCTGATTGTGTCCGGTTTTTCGGAAGAAAACGTAATTAAAATGAACTTTCTACGTTGGATTTGTGAAAGGTTCATGAATGTTATTTACGGGCTGTGAAATGGGTGCTAAGGTTTAAATTAATTGTGCGAGATACTGGTGCTATATTTAATTTTTAGGAGATTTTTATGTTCAAGATTAAAAAAGCCAAATTGTTGAGTTGTGGAGTGGCTTCGGGGTTGTCATTGTTGCTGTTGTCTGCTTAGTTTGTATCTTTAATTAAAGCTGATGAAGCACAACCTTCAAATAATACATTTGACGGTGGGAACCTCTTTAGAGAAAAAGGTATTAATGATTATATTAAAGAATACAAAGATGAAGATGCTAGAGGAATAGTTAAGGTTAAAAAAATAGATGGTAGTTCAGTATTTGAAAATAAAGCTGATGCAAAACAAAGTGATGTAAATATTGTCGGAGGTGCAAGTAGCGTTGGTGTTATGCCGACTGCTGATAGTCGTATTGACGGAACGCTTGCATGGAGTTATCAAAATTCATTGAGAACATTTAATTATTTAAATAATAATACAGCAGCGGTTATTTCTGTGAGTGTGGGTGGCGGTGTTGCTGCATCGTTAACACCAGCACAAAATACAATTGTGCGAGCATATTTTGACTGGGTTACAGATAACGGATTTGGTTTACAAATAAGCAATGCATGTTTTATAAATCCAGCCTCTGGGTCAATAAATTGGTGGTGTAATGATTCGTATCCAACTCAGTCAGCTGCAGTGAATGTTCCGTCGGCACCTGATATTTGGGATACAGCAAATAGTGGAAATAAAAGAAAAATAACTGTGAAACATT from Weissella diestrammenae includes:
- the mreD gene encoding rod shape-determining protein MreD yields the protein MYFKYLRVSWLHPILAFLALLVDGAIALHGAQILYRLPMSASPYLVLLVLLMPILSGVIRTQPEQRSSVFMTAFIIGLIYDLYFTGYVGVSMIGFPLVVWFAEWIQRYFEQSYLWEMAIYFMVLSVYLVYDYLAFGVINVANMNLQNFVIFHMFPSILVNMIIFILTFTFLNWVYQGAREPNLASYHVEDRQINDRMPLKRRSSR
- the guaB gene encoding IMP dehydrogenase, whose amino-acid sequence is MVLNGVTQGGFANKVVQLGLTFDDVLMVPAASAVLPNSVSLQTNLTPTLRLNIPVLSSAMDTVTESRLAIRLAQLGGMGVIHKNMLIEQQAAEVKRVKAAPVDLGLNPAAATDNEGRLLVAGAVGVTSDTINRVEALYQAGVDAIVLDSAHGHSEGVLKKVREVRTTFPQINIIAGNVATGAGTQALYDAGADVVKVGIGPGSICTTRVVAGVGVPQITAILEASAVAAQNGKSIIADGGMKYSGDIVKAIAAGGNAVMLGSMLAGTDETPGDVIEDEKNGNKYKSYRGMGSIAAMENGSKDRYFQGEINEANKMVPEGIEARTAYKGTLADVIFQIIGGLRSGMGYTGAGSINDLIEKGQFVQITGAGLIESHPHDVEITAKAPNY